A genomic segment from Zygotorulaspora mrakii chromosome 1, complete sequence encodes:
- the DPP1 gene encoding bifunctional diacylglycerol diphosphate phosphatase/phosphatidate phosphatase (similar to Saccharomyces cerevisiae DPP1 (YDR284C); ancestral locus Anc_5.297), whose translation MAINRINLAGGTSQSFWKSPKWRFTDIVVLVIVAIISYPIYYQKPFERQFYINDLTISHPYAETQRVGNKMLFVYSLIVPLVVILVVVALLADPKHRWYLLYISVLGLLLSVSLNNLFTDFIKNWIGRLRPDFLARCQPKKGLPLDTLLNASEVCTTHHKERLMDGFRTTPSGHSSESFAGLGYLYLWLCGQLLTESPQSGIWRKVVALHPLLGALVIALSRTQDYRHHFIDVILGSALGYTVASFTYKRFFPPIKSELPFKPLFDDSDVSLEGYRLPVEGAEIDVLAA comes from the coding sequence ATGGCAATTAATAGAATTAATCTCGCTGGAGGCACTTCACAATCGTTTTGGAAGTCTCCAAAATGGAGATTCACGGACATAGTGGTGCTAGTGATTGTTGCAATTATTAGTTACCCAATATACTACCAGaaaccttttgaaagacaGTTCTACATCAACGACCTTACTATTTCTCATCCATATGCTGAAACGCAAAGGGTGGGCAACAAGATGCTATTCGTCTACAGTTTAATCGTCCCTTTGGTTGTAATTTTGGTTGTTGTTGCACTTCTAGCCGATCCCAAACATAGGTGGTATCTGCTTTATATTTCTGTGCTGGGATTGCTTTTATCCGTATCCCTCAATAATCTGTTTACAGACTTCATTAAGAATTGGATTGGTAGGCTAAGGCCAGATTTTCTGGCACGTTGTCAACCAAAGAAAGGCTTACCACTAGATACTTTGCTGAACGCATCAGAGGTTTGCACTACACATCACAAAGAAAGACTTATGGATGGATTCAGAACAACACCTTCCGGTCACTCCAGTGAGAGTTTTGCTGGGTTGGGTTACCTTTACTTGTGGCTGTGTGGACAATTACTAACAGAGTCTCCTCAATCAGGAATCTGGAGAAAAGTTGTTGCGTTGCACCCTTTACTTGGTGCTTTGGTCATTGCCTTATCGAGAACTCAAGACTACAGACATCATTTTATCGATGTGATCTTGGGATCTGCTCTGGGTTACACCGTAGCCAGTTTCACCTACAAAAGATTCTTCCCACCTATCAAAAGTGAGCTACCCTTCAAACCTCTGTTTGA